Proteins encoded together in one Maribacter dokdonensis DSW-8 window:
- a CDS encoding lysophospholipid acyltransferase family protein, which produces MGLFDKNPFGHNLFIKKWLIRILAVLSHQRYKRFNTLEIEGSDIIRNLPDKNVLFVSNHQTYFADVVAMFHVFNASLSGREDSIKNLGYIWQPKLNMYYVAAAETMRKSLLTKIMAYAGSVSVERTWRSEGKDVKRQVKMSDISSIGKALNDGWVITFPQGTTTPWKPLRKGTAHIIKKYKPVVVPVVIDGFRRSFDKKGLRVKKKGILQSMVIKEPLDIDYENESTESIIEKLEYAIEQHPSFLKVISKADLLAIEEENKQRKWNPPS; this is translated from the coding sequence ATGGGATTATTTGATAAAAACCCTTTTGGGCATAATTTATTCATTAAAAAATGGCTAATACGCATTTTGGCCGTGCTATCGCATCAGCGGTATAAGCGCTTTAATACGTTGGAAATTGAAGGGTCTGATATTATTAGAAATTTACCGGATAAAAATGTGTTGTTCGTGAGTAACCATCAAACATACTTTGCAGATGTTGTGGCTATGTTTCATGTTTTTAATGCCAGTTTAAGCGGTCGTGAAGATTCCATTAAGAACTTGGGATATATATGGCAACCAAAATTGAATATGTATTATGTGGCCGCTGCAGAAACCATGAGGAAAAGTCTTTTGACCAAGATAATGGCCTATGCGGGATCGGTAAGTGTAGAGCGTACTTGGCGTTCAGAAGGCAAAGATGTTAAGCGCCAAGTGAAAATGAGCGATATTTCTAGTATAGGCAAGGCCTTGAACGATGGTTGGGTAATTACTTTTCCACAAGGTACAACTACCCCTTGGAAGCCTTTAAGAAAAGGTACGGCACACATTATCAAAAAATATAAACCAGTGGTTGTGCCAGTGGTTATTGATGGCTTTAGACGTTCTTTTGATAAAAAAGGACTTCGTGTTAAAAAGAAAGGAATACTTCAATCTATGGTTATTAAAGAGCCATTGGATATTGATTACGAAAATGAATCTACCGAATCTATAATAGAAAAATTGGAGTACGCTATTGAGCAGCACCCTTCATTTTTAAAAGTGATATCAAAAGCCGATCTTTTGGCTATTGAGGAAGAGAACAAACAGCGTAAATGGAATCCCCCTTCTTAA
- a CDS encoding NUDIX hydrolase: protein MNFNFFEQQISKIKDLPLPGEASQYKMAPESRLEELQRINISQKNPRRAGVMALFYPTNNMGTNLLLILRKTYKGVHSNQVAFPGGKEEKSDDGLMTTALRETYEEVGVAPKDITVIKKISEIFIPPSNFMVQPYIGLYRNPKPFVKQDAEVELILEVPVSDFLDDTLVVSKKMTTSYAVDIEVPAFKLNGYIVWGATAMMMNEIKELLKQVL from the coding sequence ATGAATTTTAATTTTTTTGAACAACAGATATCAAAAATAAAGGATCTACCGCTACCGGGAGAAGCTTCGCAATACAAAATGGCTCCAGAAAGCCGATTAGAAGAATTACAACGTATTAATATTTCTCAGAAAAACCCTAGAAGGGCAGGGGTAATGGCATTGTTTTACCCTACAAATAATATGGGAACAAACTTGCTTTTGATTTTACGTAAAACTTATAAAGGGGTACATTCTAACCAAGTTGCTTTTCCTGGGGGCAAAGAAGAAAAATCTGATGATGGCCTAATGACCACTGCGCTTAGGGAAACGTATGAAGAAGTAGGGGTGGCACCAAAAGACATTACGGTGATCAAAAAAATTTCAGAAATCTTTATACCTCCCAGTAATTTTATGGTTCAGCCTTATATTGGGCTATATCGAAATCCAAAACCATTTGTAAAACAAGATGCAGAGGTTGAGTTAATTTTAGAAGTTCCTGTATCGGATTTTTTAGATGATACATTGGTAGTTTCAAAAAAAATGACCACATCTTACGCTGTGGATATTGAAGTACCAGCCTTTAAATTAAACGGTTATATTGTATGGGGGGCAACGGCAATGATGATGAATGAGATTAAAGAGTTACTAAAGCAGGTGTTGTAA
- a CDS encoding peptidylprolyl isomerase produces MRLPKFYSLLLLVFFAMASCKDTPKKVDSTTTVAKTTIDSTKITKNEAEKEQEKDAFELTEENAIDYFFNYEKTLKENKVRITTKFGSFTVELFDNVPYHRANFIYLTKKGYFNDTQFHRVVKNFIIQGGNSDDKKTAEKRSKIGRYLLPPDTRKGHKHHRGTISMPSSEMDNPHKLASPFEFFIVVTDPGSYHLDDNYTPFGRVIDGMDVVDKINNVPVEKGDWPMRNVYIQKAEVIE; encoded by the coding sequence ATGCGTTTACCAAAATTCTATTCTTTACTACTCTTAGTATTTTTTGCAATGGCCAGTTGCAAAGATACCCCTAAGAAAGTTGATAGTACTACTACCGTAGCCAAGACAACCATAGACTCTACTAAAATTACTAAAAATGAAGCTGAAAAAGAACAAGAAAAAGATGCTTTTGAACTTACCGAAGAGAATGCCATTGATTACTTTTTCAACTATGAAAAGACCCTAAAAGAAAATAAGGTCAGAATTACCACAAAATTTGGCAGTTTTACTGTAGAATTATTTGATAATGTACCCTACCACCGGGCCAACTTTATTTACCTCACCAAAAAAGGATATTTTAACGATACCCAGTTTCATAGAGTGGTAAAGAATTTTATTATTCAAGGTGGAAACTCTGATGACAAAAAGACAGCAGAAAAACGATCTAAAATTGGTCGTTATCTATTGCCGCCAGATACCAGAAAAGGACATAAGCATCACAGGGGCACTATTTCCATGCCAAGTAGTGAAATGGACAATCCACATAAACTAGCATCACCATTTGAATTTTTCATTGTTGTTACAGACCCTGGCTCATATCACTTAGATGATAACTATACTCCTTTCGGAAGGGTCATTGATGGCATGGATGTGGTTGATAAAATAAATAACGTACCTGTAGAAAAAGGAGATTGGCCTATGAGAAATGTTTATATTCAAAAAGCTGAAGTTATAGAATAA